CCACCAGTTAGAAGAAATCGACTCGCATACTGAGCGGACCTAACAACGGGGGCGGCCCAGGATGCTTGAACGCCATGGCTCGAACGGCCTCTTCGAAAAGCACGATCTCCCGTCCAACCTGGGTCAATTCTCGCGATATGCTCGCCAGAACGAGCAATCTCGTTGCGAACGAGGAGAACAATTCCACACATGAAGCCGCCTGAAACAGCCGCTAATCCGGCGCTGAGCCCCTACCGGATCACCGGATGGATCCTGAGTTTCATCCTGACCATCGCACTCGCTGTTTCGGCGAATCTCCTCACCCCTGTGGCGGCCTTCGCCGCGACGGCTGACGAGTCCGGTGCCACTACTGACGCGGTCGCACCCGCAGACGAAGGCGCATCCCAGACCGGGACGGTAGAACCTGCCGGAACTGCGGAAGCAGTAGACCCGACCGAACCTGCTGGCACAGGCGATCCCGCTGTACCCGACACGACCGTTGATTCAGCAACCGTCGTGACCGAGTCGCCGGCACCGGTTAGCGGCGAAAACACCGAGCATTCGCCCGTGGAAGAACCGGAACCGCCGGTCGAAGAATCCTTCGCCACGACCTCTCCGACGGTTAGCGGAACGGCGGTCGTTGGATCGACGCTGACGGTCAGTCCAGGCGCGTGGAGTCCCGCAGCGGACTTCAGTTATCAATGGCTCCGGGGCGGAGTCGAAATCGCGGGTGCCGTCAACTCCACATACAAACTCGTTGCAGCCGATTCGAACCAACAAATTTCAGTATCGGTGACCGGTACGCATCCTGGTTACACCACTGTGACGCTGGTGTCCTCCGCGGTTGGTCCCGTCACGCCAGGGACGCTGACGAAAACTACCCCGAAGATCACGGGCACGGTGCAGTCCGGCTCGACGCTGACTGCCACGGTGGGAACGTGGTCGGGTAGCCCGAAGCTGACGTATCAGTGGTTGCGCGGTGGCGTCGCCATCGCGGGCGCCACCAAGACGACGTACAAACTCACCTCCCTTGACGTCGGTAACACGATTACCTTCCGAGTGACCGCGTCCAAGACCGGGTACACCACAGTGTCGGCGTCCGCCGCGGTCAAGTGGAAGCTCACCGCTCCCACCCCCGTGATCTCGGGCACCACAACTGTCACACACACCCTCACGGCAAACCCGGGAACGTGGACGACGGGTACGACACGCAAGTACCAGTGGTACCGAAACGACGTGGCGATTTCCGGAGCGACGGGTTATACCTACAAGCTCACCGCGTCTGACGCTGGCAAGCAGATCAGCGTCAAGGTGACGGGATCGAAGACTGGCTACAACTCCGTCACCAAGACTTCGGCGAAGACTGTCGCGATCAAGAAGTCGACGCTGAAGACAAGTACGCCCACGATCACCGGCTACAAAGTCGTCACGCACACGCTGACAGCGAATCCCGGGACATGGTCATCGGGAACCACATTCAAATACCAGTGGTATCGCAACGATGCCGCGATTGCGGGAGCGACGAATTCGACCTACAAGCTCACCGCGTATGACGCGGGCAAGCAGATCAAAGTCAAGGTCACCGGCTCGAAATCTGGCTATAACACTGCAGCGAAGACCTCGGCGAAGACGATAGCGATCAAGAAGGCAACGCTCAAAAAGAGTACGCCGACTATTTCCGGGAGCAAGATCGTCACGTACACACTGACGGCAAACACCGGCACGTGGTCATCCGGCACCACATTCAAATACCAGTGGTACCGGAACGACGTCGCGATCTCCGGGGCGACCGGACCGAAGTACAAGCTCACTTCAGCGGATGCTGGCCAGCAGATCAAGGTGAAAGTAACCGGATCTAAGTCGGGTTACACGAGCGCCTCCGTGACGTCGGCGAAGACGACCACTGTTAAAGCGATGGTGTCGGGTTATGTGACGCCCGGCGCGTTCTGTAAGACCTCGCTCGCAGGGTCGTACGGCAAGACGAGTACTGGTGTGCTCATGAAATGCACGAAGACAACCACAGACACGCGGTACCGCTGGCGCAAGGCCTAGCCGAAGTGCCGTAACCGACGCACCAGTTGTGCCGGGTGATGCGCGGGCCTCCCTGCTGGGGGCTCGCGCATCACTATTTTGCCGACACAATGTGTGCGCGGCGAGCAAAGATGGCGGCACTGCCGGAAGACCCAGTGTCGACTTCCGTTGAGCCAGGGCATTCGTGACGAACCAGGGCGTTTGAACACCATGGCGCATCAGCAACTACCTGGTTCGTGACGTGTGCGCCCTGGCTCGCGCGTGCTGCACCCTGGTTTGCACGGCCGAGATTGTCCGACTCGGCACTGTGATGTCACCACGGAAAACGAATGAGCCGGGACACAAGCTGTCGCACATGTCCCGACTCATCACAACGTGCGCCCTGAGGGACTCGAACCCCCGACCCTCTCGGTGTAAACGAGATGCTCTAACCAACTGAGCTAAAGGCGCCAACGCGCTCTCCGCATCCAATGTGGCGCGGTGGGCAACTCGGATACTTTAGCACCGAATCGACGCCGCAACCAAATCAACCAGGGCTCTTTCAAAGTCCTGGATGAGGCGTGCGCGCGGCGTGGCCGCTTTTAACCGATGAGAACTCCTGTTAATCCGGTGGTTACCACAACCGTTGGAACACAGGAGTTCTCACATGTCATCATCGTTGATCGACCTGATTTGCGCCACCACCACTGCTCCGACCGACTTCGAGGCTGTCCCCGAAATCGATTTCGAGGCCCTCCGCAATCTCCTCGCGACCACCCCAGACCCACGCTCCCGACGCGGCTGCCGGTACGAATTCGCGGAACTCCTCAGCATCTTCGTGGCCGCGGTACTCTGCGGCGCAAAATCCCTCACCATGATCACCGAATGGGCCGCCCACCAAGCCCAAACCCGGCCGTTCCCATCAGGACGAACCCCCTCCCTCGCCACGATGCACCGCGTCGCGACCAGCGCCGACCCGGTCTGGCTCGACGAACACTTAGGCGCGTGGACCCGCAACCAGCACTCCGTCACCAGCAAGGTCGTCGCCATCGACGGCAAAGAAGTCCGCGGCGCGAAACACGCCAACGGGCAACGCGTGTTCCTGATGGCCGCGTTCGATCACGGTACCGGCTGTGTGATCGAGCAAGAACCCATCCCGGAGAAAACGAACGAGATCCCGCACTTCCCGATCCTGCTCGCCAGGCTCGGTGACCTGCAGGGGATGATCGTCACTGCGGACGCGCTCCACACCCAAACATCCCACGCACACTGGTTACACGAGCACGGCGCACACTATGTCTTCACCGTGAAATCGAACCAGCGAGCACTGCGCGATCGGATCATGCAGCAGAACTGGGCCCACCACCAACCCGGCTTTCTCGACACCGAGAAGAAACACGGCAGGATCACTCGCTGGGAAGCGACCTGCCTGCCCGCCCCGACGCGAATCAGGTTCCCGCACGCGGCACAAACAATGCGATTGACGCGCGACCGCACCAACCCCCGCACCCGCGAGTCCACGCGCGAGCACGTGTTCGTGATCACCTCGCTGCCACCCGAACAGGCCAGCCCCGCCGCCCTAGCGAGCTACATTCGCGGGCATTGGGGTATCGAGAACCGGTTGCATTGGATCCGCGATACCGCCTACCGCGAAGATGCTTCCCAGGTCCGTACCGGCAACGCCGCGCACTTGATGGCCACGATCCGAAACCTAGCGATCACCGTGCACCGTTTGGCTGGCGCGACGAACATCACCGCGGCCCTGCGCCATGCTGGCACACGCCCGAACACGATCAGAACCATCACCGGACTTTGAAAGAGCCCTGCAAATCAACAGTCGCGATGCACGAGCGCGACGAGATCTAAACCCCGGCGGCCCACTCGAGCCCGTGCTCGTGCAATTCCATTGGCCGTTGTTCGCCTTCGGCACAGGCCGCAGCGAGGATGCGCGACCCATCGGCTCGGATTGCCCAGGTGTGGCGACACGCCGTGCCCTTGTGACCGTCGAATGCGGCGCAGGTGCGCGCGA
This DNA window, taken from Gulosibacter molinativorax, encodes the following:
- a CDS encoding ISAs1 family transposase is translated as MSSSLIDLICATTTAPTDFEAVPEIDFEALRNLLATTPDPRSRRGCRYEFAELLSIFVAAVLCGAKSLTMITEWAAHQAQTRPFPSGRTPSLATMHRVATSADPVWLDEHLGAWTRNQHSVTSKVVAIDGKEVRGAKHANGQRVFLMAAFDHGTGCVIEQEPIPEKTNEIPHFPILLARLGDLQGMIVTADALHTQTSHAHWLHEHGAHYVFTVKSNQRALRDRIMQQNWAHHQPGFLDTEKKHGRITRWEATCLPAPTRIRFPHAAQTMRLTRDRTNPRTRESTREHVFVITSLPPEQASPAALASYIRGHWGIENRLHWIRDTAYREDASQVRTGNAAHLMATIRNLAITVHRLAGATNITAALRHAGTRPNTIRTITGL